In one Candidatus Angelobacter sp. genomic region, the following are encoded:
- a CDS encoding AI-2E family transporter, with the protein MSTRFSIIRDFLRRHATTQANAPNGDSTLKETPLTNAPGDEPLLVETIAATVAKTTPAQIVLIVLGTVAFLYFARPVVLPVFLACVAAITLKPLIRWLSYCHIRPAFAAAIVLSLLMTAAGIGFFHLGRPAMAWVNDAPERMNQLRQRVQKMFPRAARFSQAAAAVNNLGATEEEKKEDQKKAPTVEVKDGRGTSSILNWTGTFLAGVGETLVLLYLLLASGDLFLQKLVHVMPTLRDKKRAVEISHEIQQNISNYLFSVSLINIGLGLVVSAGLYWLGVPNAALWGVLVAVLNFVPYFGPVVGVFLLASVGLLTFDTLGRGLLPPVWYLLLHLLEANFITPVLLGRRFTLNPVVIFVSLIFWTWLWGVPGALLSVPILVSIKVVCDRVPAMSHVSELLTS; encoded by the coding sequence GTGAGCACTCGCTTTAGCATCATTCGCGATTTCTTACGGCGGCACGCGACAACTCAGGCGAACGCGCCCAACGGTGACTCGACCCTCAAGGAGACGCCGCTTACAAACGCGCCCGGAGACGAACCGCTGCTCGTTGAGACGATTGCCGCAACGGTGGCCAAAACGACTCCGGCGCAAATCGTCTTGATTGTGCTGGGGACGGTTGCCTTCCTTTACTTTGCCCGTCCCGTGGTCTTGCCGGTCTTTCTGGCTTGTGTTGCCGCAATCACGTTGAAACCGCTCATCCGCTGGTTGTCTTACTGCCACATTCGACCGGCGTTCGCGGCGGCGATTGTGTTGAGCCTGTTGATGACCGCCGCCGGGATTGGTTTTTTCCATTTGGGCCGGCCCGCCATGGCGTGGGTGAATGATGCGCCCGAACGCATGAACCAGTTGAGACAGCGTGTCCAGAAAATGTTTCCGCGCGCCGCGCGGTTCAGCCAGGCGGCGGCGGCGGTGAACAACCTCGGCGCGACGGAGGAAGAAAAAAAAGAAGACCAAAAGAAGGCGCCCACGGTGGAGGTCAAAGACGGCCGTGGCACCAGTTCAATTCTTAACTGGACCGGGACCTTTCTGGCGGGGGTCGGCGAGACGCTGGTGTTGCTTTATCTGTTGCTGGCTTCCGGCGATCTGTTCCTGCAAAAACTGGTCCACGTGATGCCGACTCTGCGCGACAAAAAGCGCGCGGTCGAGATCAGCCACGAGATTCAGCAAAACATTTCCAATTACCTGTTCTCGGTGTCGCTGATTAACATTGGCCTGGGTCTGGTCGTAAGCGCGGGTCTCTACTGGTTGGGCGTGCCCAATGCCGCCCTCTGGGGAGTCCTCGTGGCGGTGTTGAATTTTGTTCCCTACTTTGGCCCCGTCGTCGGAGTCTTCCTGCTGGCCAGTGTCGGCCTCCTGACGTTCGACACGCTGGGGAGAGGACTCCTGCCGCCCGTCTGGTACCTGTTGCTCCACCTGCTGGAAGCGAACTTCATTACGCCGGTCCTGCTGGGCCGCCGCTTCACGCTCAATCCGGTGGTGATTTTTGTTTCGTTGATCTTCTGGACGTGGCTCTGGGGTGTGCCGGGAGCCTTGTTGTCCGTGCCGATCCTGGTCTCGATCAAGGTTGTTTGCGATCGCGTTCCCGCCATGTCGCACGTCAGCGAACTGCTCACGAGTTAA
- a CDS encoding ABC transporter permease, which yields MNHSAEKIAGRAGAWSRLALQTLAGMGGFARAQWDEVRHAAAVIGTVLWTGVRPRYWTRAVRTALARQVLAIGVEPLWFVGAVAVFVGISVVVQLTFWVGEAGQSQLVGPLLVAVVARELGPVLINLVVIVRSGSAMTTELGVLKINGEVSALEAQGSDPFLHLVLPRVLGMAVSTFCLTIVFIFVAFASGYLFAAWTGKGSRDLLLFADTLSSAVQPKDIFNILAKSIVPALFVSASCCIGGLGVGLSDTEIPQATQRALTRSVAGLFVISAVVSLLTYL from the coding sequence ATGAATCATTCCGCCGAAAAAATAGCGGGCCGGGCGGGCGCGTGGAGCCGCCTCGCTCTGCAAACACTCGCGGGCATGGGCGGCTTCGCGCGCGCACAGTGGGATGAGGTGAGGCACGCGGCGGCGGTGATTGGGACGGTGCTTTGGACCGGTGTTCGACCGCGATATTGGACACGCGCGGTGCGAACAGCGCTTGCGCGGCAGGTGCTGGCCATCGGCGTCGAACCGCTCTGGTTTGTCGGCGCGGTGGCGGTGTTCGTCGGCATTTCAGTGGTGGTGCAACTCACCTTCTGGGTGGGCGAGGCGGGGCAGTCACAACTGGTCGGGCCGCTGTTGGTGGCTGTCGTGGCGCGCGAACTCGGGCCGGTGCTGATCAACCTCGTGGTGATCGTCCGCAGCGGCAGCGCGATGACGACCGAACTGGGAGTCCTCAAAATCAACGGGGAAGTCAGCGCGCTGGAAGCGCAGGGAAGCGATCCCTTCCTGCATCTCGTTTTGCCGCGCGTGCTGGGCATGGCAGTGTCCACGTTTTGCCTGACGATCGTTTTTATCTTCGTCGCCTTTGCGAGCGGCTATTTGTTCGCGGCCTGGACGGGGAAAGGCAGCCGTGACTTGCTGTTATTTGCGGACACCCTTTCCAGCGCGGTCCAACCCAAGGACATTTTCAACATCCTCGCCAAAAGCATCGTGCCCGCACTGTTTGTGAGCGCGTCCTGTTGCATCGGCGGATTGGGCGTTGGCCTGTCGGACACGGAAATCCCGCAGGCCACGCAACGGGCGCTTACCCGGTCCGTCGCCGGACTGTTTGTCATCTCCGCCGTCGTGTCTTTGCTGACTTACCTGTGA